From Deltaproteobacteria bacterium:
GTGCCGCCGGCGCGCGTCGTGAAGAACGGATCGAACATGTGCGCGACGACCTCGGGCGGCATGCCCGGACCGTCGTCCGCCACGCACACGACCGCGTGGTCGCCTTCGCGCCCGACGCGGAGGTCGACGCGCCCGCCGGTCGCGCCGGCCGCTTCGGCCGCGTTGCGCAGCAGGTTCCACAGCACTTGCCGCAGCTTCTCCGCGTCCGCCTCGATCGCAATCGGCTCGTCGGTCGTCCGCGTCAGCCGCACGGGGACCGAGCCCAGGTCGGGGTCGCGCGCGAACACGCGCAGCGTCTCCTCGACCAACTCGTCGAGCGCGAACGCGACGTTGTGCCGCGGGCGCGGGTTCGTGTAGTCGAGCAGGTCGCGAATCAGACGGTCCAGGCGGTCGACTTCACGCGTGACGATCTCCATCAGCTTCGTGCGATCCTCCGAGCTGCCGCGATCGCTGCGAAGCAGCTCGATCGATCCCGAAATCGACGCGAGCGGGTTGCGCAACTCGTGGGCGACGCTCGCGGCCACGGTCCCGATCGTCGCCAGGCGTTCCGCTTGGCGGACCTGTGCTTCCATCGCGCGCAGCTCGGTGAGGTCCTGGAAGCTCAGGATGCGACCGCGCGGTCGGTTCTGATGGTCGACCAGTGGGGACAGCGACACGCCGAACACCGCCCGGCGCCCGCTGGGCAACCGGATGTCGACCTCGCCGCGGCGCAGCGGCGCGTGCGGATCGGCAGCGGTGACCGCCTCCGCCAGCGCCGGAGCGACGTCGGCCAGGGGCCGCCCGACCGGATCGCAGTCGAGTTCGAGCAGGTCGACCGCCGCGCGATTGGCCGTCAGAACCGTGCCGGACGTGTCGACGGTGACGAGCCCGCTCGTGAGGCAGCGCACGATGTCCTCGTGCAGCGTGTACAGGTCCGCGGCAGCGGCACGCTCGGTCTCGAGCGATGCGCTGGCGCGCGCGAGCTGGCCGCCGAGATTGACCGCCAGCACCGCGATCGCGCCGAACGCCGCGAGGTTCAAGCCGAGGTGGCGCGCGAGTTCGAGCGCCGACAGGTCCGACGGCAGCAATCGCTGGCCGGCTAGCGACGGCAGCGCGCCCGTCCACCCGAGGATGCTCACGGCCACGAACAGGAACGCGCTGGCGGCCGCCGTTGCGATCGCACCGCGCTGGTAGCGGACCGTCGCGGCGCCGACGATCGCGACCGGGAAGAAGAACGTGTACCCGCTCTGTGCGCCGCCGGTCACGTGGACGAGCAGCGTGGCGATCACGAGGTCGACCGCGATTTGCGCCGTGGCGAAGCGCGTCATGTTGGCCACACGTGGCAGCGCGATCGCGTAGGCGATCGTGAGCAAGTAGGTCGCCGCGATGATCGCCAACAGAATGTATGTATTGGGCGTTTGCAGGTCGACGTCGCCGACCCACGCGATGACGACCGTCGTGCCGAGGGCAAAGCTGATCAGCACGAGCCGAAACAGCATCAAGTACGTCACGCGCCGCGCGAGATCGGTCCCGTCCCGGCGCTCGACACCGTCCCGTCCGCGGCCGTCGTCGCCGCGTTGCGTGACGCGATCGTGTCCGCCGCGGTCCGGGCCGCGTTGCGTGGCGCGACCGTCGCCGCCGCGGTCCGGGCTCGACGCGCCGGAGGACGGGGGGTGGGCGGGCGCAGTCACGGCCGCGGCCGCCGGCGAACCGCGCCCGCTGCGCCGACCTTCCCGAATGAACCGGGAGCGTGCCGCAAGGCGTGAACGCGCGCCCGCGCGAGCATCCACCAGCCTCCTATTCGGCTCGGATGTTGCCCGCGAGCTCGAAGATCGGCAGGTACATCGCGATGATCAGTCCGCCGATGATCCCGCCGAGGAACACCATCATGACCGGCTCCATCAGCGACGTGAGCGACGCGACCGCCACGTCGACCTCTTCCTCGTAGAAGTCCGCGATCTTCTGGAGCATCGCGTCCATCGCGCCGGTCTGCT
This genomic window contains:
- a CDS encoding PAS domain-containing protein, producing MTAPAHPPSSGASSPDRGGDGRATQRGPDRGGHDRVTQRGDDGRGRDGVERRDGTDLARRVTYLMLFRLVLISFALGTTVVIAWVGDVDLQTPNTYILLAIIAATYLLTIAYAIALPRVANMTRFATAQIAVDLVIATLLVHVTGGAQSGYTFFFPVAIVGAATVRYQRGAIATAAASAFLFVAVSILGWTGALPSLAGQRLLPSDLSALELARHLGLNLAAFGAIAVLAVNLGGQLARASASLETERAAAADLYTLHEDIVRCLTSGLVTVDTSGTVLTANRAAVDLLELDCDPVGRPLADVAPALAEAVTAADPHAPLRRGEVDIRLPSGRRAVFGVSLSPLVDHQNRPRGRILSFQDLTELRAMEAQVRQAERLATIGTVAASVAHELRNPLASISGSIELLRSDRGSSEDRTKLMEIVTREVDRLDRLIRDLLDYTNPRPRHNVAFALDELVEETLRVFARDPDLGSVPVRLTRTTDEPIAIEADAEKLRQVLWNLLRNAAEAAGATGGRVDLRVGREGDHAVVCVADDGPGMPPEVVAHMFDPFFTTRAGGTGLGLAIVRHIVDEHGGAIDVDSAPGRGTRITVRVPAGPAAAAGPPTV